A genomic window from Halomonas sp. LR3S48 includes:
- a CDS encoding TlpA disulfide reductase family protein: protein MDAFALGPVLISVPRLYAIGCALLLLLAAWLLLGLSSTVRARWFNGLLLTWLVGARLGHVAMNLDAYAVAPLDVLKLWQAGYHGLWGLLAALIWTGWALRDRLLSMIGAMSLTIGVSALWLVLVTLAPLGGDMPLRELPNVTLENLDGELVNLQDLRGERVVVNLWATWCPPCLREMPLLAEADEREGVSVVVINQGEELLQVVRYLDEQELAFRYSLLDPSQEMMKTMESPGLPTTVLFDREGRAVERHVGELSRAQLDGWLQSH from the coding sequence ATGGACGCCTTCGCCCTGGGCCCCGTACTGATATCCGTCCCGCGCCTGTACGCCATTGGCTGCGCTCTGCTGCTGTTACTCGCGGCATGGCTGCTGCTGGGGCTTTCATCCACCGTCCGTGCGCGCTGGTTCAACGGCCTGCTGCTGACCTGGCTGGTTGGCGCCCGCCTGGGCCACGTGGCCATGAATCTCGACGCCTATGCCGTCGCCCCGCTGGACGTGCTCAAGCTGTGGCAGGCTGGCTACCACGGCCTGTGGGGACTGCTTGCGGCGCTGATCTGGACCGGCTGGGCACTGCGCGACAGGCTGCTGTCCATGATCGGCGCCATGAGCCTGACCATTGGCGTCTCGGCGCTGTGGCTGGTACTCGTCACTCTGGCGCCGCTGGGCGGTGACATGCCTCTGCGCGAGCTACCCAACGTTACCTTGGAAAATCTCGACGGCGAGCTGGTCAACCTGCAGGATCTGCGTGGCGAACGCGTAGTGGTCAACTTGTGGGCCACCTGGTGTCCGCCCTGCCTGCGCGAAATGCCACTGCTGGCCGAGGCCGACGAGCGCGAGGGTGTCAGCGTGGTGGTGATCAACCAGGGTGAGGAGCTGTTGCAGGTGGTGCGCTATCTCGACGAGCAGGAGTTGGCCTTCCGCTACTCGCTGCTCGACCCGAGCCAGGAAATGATGAAGACCATGGAGTCGCCAGGCTTGCCAACCACGGTGCTGTTCGACCGCGAGGGCCGCGCAGTGGAGCGCCACGTGGGCGAGCTGTCGCGGGCACAGTTGGACGGCTGGCTGCAGTCCCACTAG
- the rapA gene encoding RNA polymerase-associated protein RapA: MSDFSPGQRWISDGEADLGLGTILSCDHRSVTVLFGASQETRTYSSRQAPLTRVAFGSGDRIQSTEGWSLTVDDSKEVDGLIVYIGEDDQGELRELPEARLADTMQFDQARDRLLTGQVDRNDWFDLRFRTLHHHHRIEQNPALGLAGPRIDLIPHQLYIADEVARRHAPRVLLADEVGLGKTIEAGLILHRMLLTGRAERALILVPASLTHQWLVELLRRFALEVTLLDEQQSLAQAEANPFESGQLILASQDWLFANPHRQSQAAACDWDLLIVDEAHHLDWSAEQVGPGYACVERLAKAVPGMLLLTATPEQMGLESHFARLRLLDPDRYHSLDAFREEEQHYVEVAQAIDALERLPEAGIEARNSVAAAIDEPDSLALLDTLADAESSPEQRDSARDQLRDQLLDRHGTGRVMFRNSRRHVGGFPERRLHLASLALPSAYRRVLRKLERDEDYLDELLIETGLDHPDVLIYPDATYRAISDAPLNAEPWWQIDPRVSWLLERLADEGEQGFANDKVLVIAHGRETAQGLAEALRVLGGIHAPVFHEGLTLIERDRAAAAFADEEEGSQVLVCSEIGSEGRNFQFCHHLVMFDLPQHPDQLEQRIGRLDRIGQRHAIELHVPLFEASPGERLLRWFREGMDAFDAPHGVGNELFDAFGDALAEALLDDEALDDVINETRMLFESRLAQRDAGRNRLLELNACRPDRAEAVAAAIRELDDDPALPRYLDQALDIFGIDSHELGSGLLHLQPSPQMLDGLPGLAKGEEGFTATLSRGRALARDDVQRLSWEHPLLREMMGRILDGAMGNTALALLKHPAIPAGRLMAELVFRTYCPAPRRLHVNRFLPPTAVRVLLDESGAVLSDKVSFTGLAKNLQKVKKAMARDLIRSRHDQLRELLTQGEQEAERELPSIVETAQVRMRRELDGELARLEALARLNPAVREEELEALRRERSELDTAIDGTRLRLDAVRVIVTIGD, from the coding sequence ATGAGCGACTTTTCTCCCGGCCAGCGCTGGATCAGCGACGGCGAGGCCGACCTGGGCCTGGGCACCATCCTGAGTTGCGACCACCGTAGCGTCACCGTGCTGTTCGGCGCCAGCCAGGAAACCCGCACCTACAGCAGTCGCCAGGCGCCACTGACCCGTGTGGCCTTCGGCAGCGGCGACCGGATCCAGTCCACCGAGGGCTGGAGCCTGACCGTCGACGACAGCAAGGAGGTCGACGGGCTGATCGTCTATATCGGCGAGGACGATCAGGGCGAGCTGCGCGAACTGCCCGAGGCGCGCCTGGCCGACACCATGCAGTTCGACCAGGCCCGTGACCGCCTGCTGACCGGCCAGGTTGATCGCAACGACTGGTTCGACCTGCGCTTCCGCACCCTGCACCACCATCATCGCATCGAGCAGAACCCGGCGCTGGGCCTGGCCGGGCCCCGCATCGACCTGATCCCGCATCAGTTATACATCGCCGATGAAGTGGCGCGCCGCCACGCGCCGCGTGTACTGCTGGCCGACGAGGTGGGACTGGGCAAGACCATCGAGGCCGGGCTGATCCTGCATCGCATGCTGCTCACCGGCCGTGCCGAGCGCGCCCTGATCCTGGTACCGGCGAGCCTCACGCACCAGTGGCTGGTAGAGCTGCTACGCCGCTTCGCCCTCGAGGTAACCCTGCTCGACGAGCAGCAGAGCCTGGCCCAGGCTGAAGCCAATCCGTTCGAGTCGGGCCAACTGATCCTTGCCAGCCAGGACTGGCTGTTCGCCAACCCCCACCGCCAGTCGCAGGCCGCGGCCTGCGACTGGGACCTGCTGATCGTCGACGAAGCCCACCACCTCGACTGGAGCGCCGAGCAGGTCGGCCCCGGCTATGCCTGCGTCGAGCGCCTGGCCAAGGCCGTGCCGGGCATGCTTCTGCTGACCGCCACCCCCGAGCAGATGGGGCTCGAAAGCCACTTCGCCCGTCTGCGTCTGCTCGATCCGGACCGCTACCACAGCCTGGATGCGTTCCGCGAAGAGGAGCAGCACTACGTGGAAGTGGCCCAGGCCATCGACGCGCTGGAGCGCCTGCCCGAAGCGGGCATCGAGGCTCGCAATAGCGTGGCCGCTGCGATCGACGAACCCGATAGCCTGGCCTTGCTCGACACCTTGGCCGATGCGGAAAGCAGCCCGGAGCAGCGGGACAGCGCTCGCGATCAACTACGCGATCAATTGCTCGACCGCCACGGCACCGGTCGGGTGATGTTTCGCAATAGCCGACGCCATGTCGGCGGCTTTCCCGAACGCCGCCTGCACCTGGCATCGCTGGCATTACCCTCGGCCTACCGCCGCGTGTTACGCAAGCTCGAGCGCGACGAAGACTATCTCGACGAATTGCTGATCGAGACCGGGCTCGACCACCCCGACGTGCTGATCTACCCCGATGCCACCTACCGGGCGATATCCGACGCCCCGCTCAACGCCGAGCCCTGGTGGCAGATCGACCCTAGAGTTAGCTGGCTGCTGGAGCGTCTCGCGGACGAGGGCGAGCAAGGCTTCGCCAACGACAAGGTACTGGTGATCGCCCACGGTCGCGAGACCGCCCAGGGCCTGGCCGAGGCGCTGCGGGTGCTGGGCGGCATCCACGCCCCAGTGTTCCACGAAGGGTTGACCCTGATCGAGCGCGACCGCGCAGCTGCGGCCTTTGCCGACGAGGAGGAGGGCAGCCAGGTGCTGGTTTGCTCGGAGATCGGCTCGGAGGGGCGCAATTTCCAGTTCTGCCACCATCTGGTGATGTTCGACCTGCCGCAGCATCCCGACCAGCTCGAGCAGCGCATCGGCCGGCTCGACCGCATCGGCCAGCGCCACGCCATCGAGCTCCATGTGCCGCTGTTCGAAGCCAGCCCCGGAGAGCGCCTGCTGCGCTGGTTCCGCGAAGGGATGGACGCCTTCGACGCGCCCCATGGCGTCGGCAACGAGCTGTTCGACGCCTTCGGCGACGCCTTGGCCGAGGCCCTGCTCGACGACGAGGCCCTCGACGACGTCATCAACGAGACCCGCATGCTGTTCGAGAGCCGCCTGGCCCAACGCGACGCCGGGCGCAACCGCCTGCTCGAGCTCAACGCCTGCCGTCCGGACCGGGCCGAGGCGGTAGCGGCGGCGATCCGTGAACTCGACGACGACCCGGCGCTACCGCGCTACCTCGATCAGGCGCTGGATATCTTCGGCATCGACAGCCACGAACTCGGCAGCGGCCTGCTGCACCTGCAGCCCAGCCCGCAGATGCTCGACGGCTTGCCCGGCCTGGCCAAGGGCGAGGAGGGTTTCACCGCCACGCTGTCGCGTGGACGTGCCCTGGCCCGCGACGACGTGCAAAGGCTCTCATGGGAACACCCTCTGCTGCGCGAGATGATGGGACGCATTCTCGACGGTGCCATGGGCAACACCGCCCTGGCACTGCTCAAGCATCCGGCGATACCCGCTGGGCGACTGATGGCAGAGCTGGTCTTTCGCACCTATTGCCCCGCCCCCAGGCGGCTGCACGTCAACCGATTTCTGCCACCGACCGCGGTACGCGTGCTGCTCGACGAATCCGGCGCCGTGCTCAGCGATAAGGTCTCCTTCACCGGTCTGGCGAAAAACCTGCAGAAGGTCAAGAAGGCCATGGCTCGCGACCTGATCCGCAGCCGTCACGATCAGCTGCGGGAACTGCTCACCCAAGGCGAGCAGGAGGCCGAGCGCGAGCTGCCGAGCATCGTCGAGACCGCCCAGGTGCGCATGCGCCGGGAGCTCGATGGCGAACTGGCCCGCCTGGAAGCACTGGCACGGCTCAATCCAGCGGTGCGCGAGGAAGAGCTGGAGGCGCTGCGCCGCGAACGCAGCGAGCTGGATACCGCCATCGACGGCACGCGGCTGCGGCTGGATGCGGTGCGGGTGATAGTCACCATCGGCGACTAA